TGATCAGGTCGCACGGCTGCCAGGCCGGCCTGGTGCTCAATCCGGCCACGCCGGTGGACATTCTGGACTGGGTGCTGCCCGAGCTGGATCTGGTGCTGGTGATGTCGGTCAATCCCGGCTTTGGCGGGCAGGCGTTCATTCCCTCGGCGCTGGACAAGCTGCGCGCCATCCGCAGCAAGATCGATGCGCTGGGCAAGCCGATCCGCCTGGAGATCGATGGCGGCGTCAAGGCCGACAACATCGGCGCGATCGCTGCCGCCGGTGCGGATACCTTCGTGGCCGGCTCGGCCATCTTCAATGCGCCCGATTACTCGCAGATCATTGCGCAGATGCGCGCGGCGGTGGATGCGGCGCGATGAGTCAGGCGCCGCTGCAGATCCGCCCCGCCACGCCCGCCGATGCGGCGCTGCTGCACGAACTGGTCACCGCGCTGGCGGTGTACGAGCGCGAGCCCGACGCGGTGAAGGCCACGCCGGAGGATCTGCGCGCCAGCCTGTTCGGCGACGGTGCCACCGCGCACGCGTTGCTCTGCGAGCAGGGCGGCCAGGTGCTTGGGTTCGCGGTGTATTTCTTCAATTACTCCACCTGGCTGGGCCGCAACGGCCTGTATCTGGAAGACCTGTTCGTGCGGCCGCAAGCGCGCGGGCAGGGCGCCGGCCTGGCGCTGCTGCGGCACCTGGCGCAACTGGCG
The nucleotide sequence above comes from Xanthomonas campestris pv. campestris str. ATCC 33913. Encoded proteins:
- the rpe gene encoding ribulose-phosphate 3-epimerase, with the protein product MGLLHFPELPMQPTAIAPSILSADFARLGEEVDNVLKAGADWVHFDVMDNHYVPNLTIGPMVCQALRKHGITAPIDVHLMVEPVDRLVPDFADAGATTISFHPEASRHVHRTIQLIRSHGCQAGLVLNPATPVDILDWVLPELDLVLVMSVNPGFGGQAFIPSALDKLRAIRSKIDALGKPIRLEIDGGVKADNIGAIAAAGADTFVAGSAIFNAPDYSQIIAQMRAAVDAAR
- a CDS encoding GNAT family N-acetyltransferase, which codes for MSQAPLQIRPATPADAALLHELVTALAVYEREPDAVKATPEDLRASLFGDGATAHALLCEQGGQVLGFAVYFFNYSTWLGRNGLYLEDLFVRPQARGQGAGLALLRHLAQLAVDKGCGRFEWSVLDWNQPAIEFYQAVGARPMEGWTVYRLDGERLAAFAAGT